A part of Meleagris gallopavo isolate NT-WF06-2002-E0010 breed Aviagen turkey brand Nicholas breeding stock chromosome 28, Turkey_5.1, whole genome shotgun sequence genomic DNA contains:
- the IPO9 gene encoding importin-9: MEVQPKSWVLVVFPAFPSDRCSLSLQAVTALVKNYPKHMVSSMQQILPIVWNTLTESAAFYVRTEVNYTEEVEDPVDSDGEVLGFENLVFSIFEFVHALLENNKFKSTVKKALPELIYYILLYMQITEEQIKVWTANPQQFVEDEDDDTFSYTVRIAAQDLLLAVAADFQNESASALAAAATRHLQEAEQAKNSGAEHWWKIHEACMLALGSVKSIITDSVKNGRIHFDMHGFLTNVVLADLNLSVSPFLLGRALWAASRFTVAMSPELIQQFLQATVSGLHETQPPSVRISAVRAIWGYCDQLKISESTHVLQPFLPSILDGLIHLATQFSSEVLNLVMETLCIVCTVDPAFTASVENKICPFTIAIFLKYSNDPVVASLAQDIFKELAQIEACQGPMQMRLIPTLVSIMQAPADKIPAGLCATSIDILTTVVRNTKPPLSQLLICQAFPAVAQCSLNTDDNATMQNGGECLRAYVSVALEQIAQWHDEQGHNGLWYVMQVVSQLLDPRTSEFTAAFVGRLVSTLISKAGSELGENLDQILRAILSKMQQAETLSVMQSLIMVFAHLVHSQLEPLLEFLCSLPGPTGKPALEFVMAEWMSRQHLFYGQYEGKVSSVALCKLLQYGINTDDKRLQDIRVKGEEIFNMDEGIRTRSKSAKNPERWTNIPLLVKILKLIINELSNAMEANASRQTTADWSQDDSNDMWEDQEEDEDEDEGLAGQFLSDILSTNKYDEDYYEDDEEDDPDALKDPLYQIDLQAYLTEFLCQFAQQPCYAMFSDHLNENEKRVLQAIGI; encoded by the exons ATGGAAGTGCAGCCCAAGAGCTGGGTTTTGGTGGTGTTCCCTGCTTTCCCTTCTGATCGCTGCTCTTTGTCCCTGCAGGCTGTGACAGCACTGGTGAAGAACTACCCGAAGCACATGGTGTCCTCAATGCAGCAGATCCTGCCCATCGTGTGGAACACCCTTACAGAAAGTGCTGCCTT TTATGTGAGAACAGAAGTAAATTATACAGAAGAGGTGGAGGATCCTGTGGATTCCGATG gTGAAGTGTTGGGATTTGAAAATCTGGTGTTCAGCATATTTGAGTTCGTTCATGCCTTGTTGGAAAACAACAAATTTAAGAGCACAGTGAAGAAGGCTTTGCCAGAGCTGATCTACTACATCCTTCTTTACATGCAGATCACAGAGGAGCAG ATAAAGGTTTGGACTGCAAATCCCCAGCAGTTTGTGgaggatgaagatgatgatACTTTTTCCTACACAGTGAGGATTGCTGCTCAAGATCTGTTGCTG gctgtggctgccgATTTCCAGAATGAGAGTGCAAGTGCTTTGGCTGCAGCAGCTACGAGGCACCTACAGGAAGCTGAGCAGGCCAAGAACAGTGGTGCTGAGCACTG GTGGAAAATACACGAAGCTTGTATGCTGGCCCTGGGCTCTGTGAAGTCCATTATTACAGACAGTGTGAAGAACGGCCGAATACATTTTGATATGCACGGCTTCCTGACCAACGTTGTTCTTGCAGACCTCAACCTTTCAG TGTCCCCTTTTCTCCTGGGCCGGGCCCTCTGGGCCGCCAGCCGTTTCACAGTGGCCATGTCCCCAGAGCTCATCCAGCAGTTCCTGCAAGCCACAGTCAGTGGTCTGCATGAAACCCAGCCGCCTTCTGTCCGAATCTCTGCAGTCAGAGCTATCTGGGG CTACTGTGACCAGCTGAAGATCTCTGAGAGCACCCATGTGTTGCAGCCTTTCCTTCCCAGCATCCTTGATGGTCTGATCCATTTGGCAACGCAGTTCAGCTCAGAGGTGCTCAACCTGGTGATGGAAACATTGTGCATTGTCTGCACAGTGGACCCAGCTTTTACAGCAAGTGTGGAGAACAAGATCTGCCCCTTCACCATCGCCATCTTTCTGAAGTACAGCAATG ATCCAGTTGTTGCTTCTCTTGCCCAAGATATTTTTAAGGAGCTAGCTCAGATAGAAGCCTGCCAGGGTCCAATGCAGATGAGGCTAATACCAACTCTCGTCAGCATCATGCAGGCCCCTGCTGACAAGATCCCAGCAGGGCTTTGTGCA ACTTCTATTGATATATTAACCACAGTTGTGAGGAACAccaaacctcctctgtctcagctCCTGATCTGCCAAGCATTCCCTGCAGTGGCTCAGTGCAGCCTGAACACAGATGACAATGCTACCATGCAG AATGGTGGTGAGTGTCTGCGTGCGTACGTCTCAGTGGCTTTGGAGCAGATTGCACAGTGGCATGATGAGCAAGGCCACAATGGGTTGTGGTACGTGATGCAGGTGGTGAGCCAGCTTCTGGATCCGAGGACCTCAGAGTTCACCGCTGCCTTTGTGGGCAGGCTGGTCTCCACTTTAATTTCCAAAGCAGGGAGTGAGCTGGGAGAGAACTTGGACCAGATTCTCAGAGCCATCCTGAGTAAAATGCAACAAGCAGAGACGCTCAGTGTAATGCAG TCCTTGATCATGGTGTTTGCTCATTTGGTTCACTCACAACTGGAACCACTCCTTGAGTTCCTGTGCAGTCTCCCTGGACCAACAGGCAAGCCTGCCCTGGAGTTTGTGATGGCTGAATGGATGAGCAGGCAGCACCTGTTCTATGGGCAGTATGAAGGCAAAGTCAG CTCAGTAGCTCTGTGCAAACTGCTGCAGTACGGCATCAACACGGATGACAAACGGCTTCAGGACATCAGGGTaaagggagaagaaatatttaatatggATGAGGGAATACGGACACGATCAAAATCGGCCAAAA ATCCTGAACGCTGGACAAACATTCCTTTGTTAgtaaaaatcttaaaattaataataaacgAACTCTCGAATGCAATGGAAGCGAACGCATCTCGACAGACCACTGCAGATTGGAGTCAAG aTGATTCGAACGATATGTGGGAGGACCAGGAagaggatgaggatgaagatgaaGGCTTAGCAGGACAGTTCTTATCAGATATTCTTTCCACAAACAAGTATG ATGAGGATTActatgaagatgatgaagaggaTGACCCGGATGCATTAAAGGACCCTCTTTACCAAATAGATCTCCAG GCGTATCTCACTGAATTCCTGTGTCAGTTTGCACAGCAGCCCTGCTATGCCATGTTTTCAGACCATCTCAATGAGAATGAAAAGCGAGTGCTGCAGGCCATTGGCATATAA
- the LOC104914454 gene encoding importin-9-like, giving the protein MEMLVSGDVNVVHGAMRVLTEFTREVTDTQMPHVAPVILPEMYKIFTMAEVYGIRTRSRAVEIFTTCAHMICNMEELEKGAAKVLIFPVVQQFTEAFVQALQMPDGPTSDSGFKMEVLKVSWLILIGNDHIHKHCQVCWEGEKVEGCVASPDTACAMSCEAFWLPVPRSLEIQNCAYTEVVCGELHYWVVGLG; this is encoded by the exons ATGGAGATGCTGGTTAGTGGAGATGTGAACGTGGTGCATGGAGCCATGAGAGTGCTGACAG agttTACGCGGGAAGTGACGGACACACAGATGCCACATGTTGCTCCTGTTATTCTTCCAGAGATGTACAAAATCTTCACGATGGCTGAG GTGTATGGTATTCGCACGAGGTCACGCGCAGTGGAGATATTTACCACCTGTGCCCATATGATCTGTAACATGGAGGAACTGGAAAAG GGTGCAGCCAAAGTCCTGATATTCCCCGTGGTGCAGCAGTTCACAGAGGCTTTTGTTCAGGCCCTGCAGATGCCTGACGGACCCACATCAGACAGTGGATTTAAGATGGAAGTCCTGAAAGTAAGTTGGTTAATACTGATAGGAAATGACCACATACATAAACACTGCCAGGTGTgctgggaaggagagaaagtcGAGGGCTGTGTTGCCTCTCCTGACACTGCCTGTGCCATGAGTTGTGAAGCTTTCTGGCTCCCAGTGCCACGCAGTCTTGAAATACAGAATTGTGCCTACACCGAAGTTGTGTGTGGTGAGCTCCATTATTGGGTTGTAGGTTTGGGGTGA